A single genomic interval of Helianthus annuus cultivar XRQ/B chromosome 6, HanXRQr2.0-SUNRISE, whole genome shotgun sequence harbors:
- the LOC110865961 gene encoding uncharacterized protein LOC110865961 — MALLTLPFSSETQKVQPTKRKKQHQQKPKPKSKQPNTSSWDHFKNLLTCKQMDVVGPNKEHEEVNGYSKLKSCSSICSFRDVVHGNTRVVHRADNSPESSTAGVNSGRKKQLTDPSKSHGSYTSCSRGMQFRKLSGCYECHAIVDPSRYTIPRSTICVCSKCGEVFPKMESLEHHQAVRHAVSELSPDDSGRNIVEIIFKSSWLKPNHPIFTIERILKVHNTRRTIQRFEDCRDTVKTRATATATRCAADGNELLRFHCTTVSCSLGSRNSSALCSAVPGCGVCTVIRHGFQNPKSGGIVTAGGGVGGGGVRTTASSGRAHDCLGVDHRERRAMLVCRVIAGKVKRVTEDAPAEEDGAYDSVVGNDGLYSSVEELYVFNPTAILPCFVVIYKAFES; from the exons atGGCACTTCTCACtctcccattttcttcagaaACACAAAAAGTTCAACCCACAAAGCGCAAAAAACAACACCAACAAAAACCTAAACCTAAATCCAAACAACCAAACACATCGTCATGGGATCATTTCAAGAACTTGTTGACTTGCAAACAAATGGACGTTGTGGGGCCCAATAAGGAGCATGAAGAGGTTAATGGGTATTCAAAGCTGAAATCTTGTAGCTCCATATGTAGTTTTAGGGATGTTGTGCATGGGAATACAAGGGTGGTTCATAGGGCTGATAACTCACCGGAGAGTAGCACTGCCGGTGTGAACTCCGGCCGGAAAAAACAGTTGACTGATCCTTCAAAGAGTCATGGAAGTTACACATCATGTTCAAGAGGCATGCAGTTCAGAAAGCTTTCTGGATGTTATGAATGTCATGCCATTGTTGATCCTTCAAG GTATACGATACCAAGAAGCACCATTTGTGTGTGTTCGAAGTGTGGAGAGGTTTTCCCAAAAATGGAGAGCTTGGAACACCATCAAGCTGTGAGACATGCTG TATCGGAGCTGAGTCCGGATGATTCGGGTCGAAACATAGTGGAAATTATATTCAAATCCAGTTGGCTAAAACCCAACCATCCGATCTTCACAATCGAACGGATCTTAAAAGTGCACAACACGCGCCGCACGATCCAACGTTTCGAAGACTGCCGTGACACCGTCAAGACACGCGCCACCGCTACCGCCACGCGCTGCGCTGCCGACGGCAACGAGCTCCTCCGCTTCCACTGTACCACCGTCAGCTGCTCTCTCGGATCCCGGAACTCCTCCGCCCTCTGCTCCGCCGTCCCCGGCTGCGGCGTCTGCACCGTCATCCGTCACGGGTTTCAAAACCCTAAGTCCGGTGGAATCGTCACCGCCGGCGGCGGCGTGGGTGGTGGTGGCGTACGGACGACGGCGAGTAGTGGAAGGGCACATGATTGTTTAGGGGTTGACCACCGTGAGCGTCGGGCGATGCTGGTTTGTCGGGTGATTGCTGGAAAAGTGAAGCGCGTGACGGAAGACGCGCCGGCGGAGGAGGATGGGGCGTACGACTCGGTGGTTGGGAATGATGGGTTGTACTCTAGTGTTGAGGAGTTGTACGTTTTTAATCCTACGGCTATTCTTCCTTGCTTTGTTGTCATATACAAGGCCTTTGAAAGTTGA